From a single Actinomyces viscosus genomic region:
- a CDS encoding ROK family protein, with translation MDYLATLAPSSLEERIVQALASGPATRSELCTRLDVSRTVLGRALTELRQDGAVRVVAYRSHEEGRGRPVEQLGLAERIACAVGLHISRTAAGGIVLDRKGEVLASVLTPLSFTGWQEPLDQLCRDLKDRADDDGVDMSYVSRIGVGLPVPVGQGTGPGTALGEDLFSSVEQIVSPYWSGSLLVDNTIRMTALAEARWGAGQGAPEQIYVHLGGGVGACVIVADRIGGGSTGYAGELGHATVPGGTRPCQCGRTGCLETLASAPAVVEIAGAKDLAELRRMLDDGAPAARCALTEASRAVAQACATAVLLMSPGRIVVGGELVAACPEIVPQIATEIADRLVPGTGWSVEVVAAGLDALGPARGAAGAADSYVTACLEEAKRRQRSFG, from the coding sequence ATGGACTACCTGGCCACCCTGGCCCCCTCGAGCCTGGAGGAGAGGATCGTCCAGGCCCTGGCCTCCGGCCCGGCCACGCGCAGCGAGCTGTGCACCCGCCTGGACGTCTCACGCACCGTGCTGGGGCGCGCCCTGACGGAGCTGCGCCAGGACGGGGCCGTGCGCGTCGTCGCCTACCGCTCCCACGAGGAGGGACGGGGCCGGCCCGTCGAGCAGCTGGGCCTGGCCGAGCGCATCGCCTGCGCCGTCGGCCTCCACATCTCCCGCACCGCCGCCGGCGGCATCGTCCTGGACCGCAAGGGCGAGGTCCTCGCCTCGGTCCTGACCCCGCTGTCCTTCACCGGCTGGCAGGAGCCGCTGGACCAGCTGTGCCGGGACCTCAAGGACAGGGCCGACGACGACGGCGTCGACATGTCCTACGTCTCGCGCATCGGCGTCGGCCTGCCCGTCCCCGTGGGACAGGGGACCGGCCCGGGAACCGCCCTGGGGGAGGACCTGTTCAGCTCCGTGGAGCAGATCGTCTCCCCCTACTGGAGCGGCTCGCTGCTCGTGGACAACACGATCCGCATGACCGCCCTGGCCGAGGCCCGGTGGGGCGCGGGCCAGGGGGCGCCGGAGCAGATCTACGTCCACCTCGGGGGAGGAGTGGGCGCCTGCGTCATCGTCGCCGACCGCATCGGCGGCGGCAGCACCGGGTACGCCGGCGAGCTCGGGCACGCCACCGTCCCCGGTGGGACGCGCCCCTGCCAGTGCGGCAGGACCGGCTGCCTGGAGACCCTGGCCTCGGCCCCCGCCGTCGTCGAGATCGCCGGGGCCAAGGACCTCGCCGAGCTGCGCCGGATGCTCGACGACGGCGCCCCCGCCGCGCGCTGCGCCCTGACCGAGGCCAGCCGGGCCGTCGCCCAGGCCTGCGCGACGGCGGTGCTGCTCATGAGCCCGGGCCGCATCGTCGTCGGCGGCGAGCTCGTGGCCGCCTGCCCCGAGATCGTCCCCCAGATCGCCACCGAGATCGCCGACCGCCTCGTACCGGGGACCGGATGGTCCGTGGAGGTCGTCGCCGCCGGTCTCGACGCGCTCGGCCCGGCCCGCGGCGCCGCCGGGGCCGCCGACTCCTACGTGACGGCCTGCCTGGAGGAGGCCAAGCGCCGCCAGAGGAGCTTCGGATGA
- a CDS encoding PadR family transcriptional regulator, giving the protein MSLSSSAFWILTSLANGRRHGYQILREAALISDGTARLKPTTLYATLERLEAKDLIHADGQEVVDGRVRRYYRITDTGIDLLTAETQALERSARAARASLSAARPGRRTRVGR; this is encoded by the coding sequence ATGTCACTGTCCTCGTCTGCCTTCTGGATCCTCACCTCACTGGCGAACGGTCGCCGGCACGGCTACCAGATCCTGCGCGAGGCGGCGCTGATCTCCGACGGCACCGCCCGACTGAAGCCGACCACCCTGTACGCGACCCTCGAGCGCCTGGAGGCCAAGGACCTCATCCACGCCGACGGCCAGGAGGTCGTGGACGGAAGGGTGAGGCGCTACTACCGCATCACCGATACCGGCATCGACCTGCTGACTGCCGAGACGCAGGCGCTGGAGCGCTCCGCGAGGGCCGCTCGGGCCAGTCTGAGCGCCGCGCGCCCCGGCCGCAGAACGCGCGTTGGGCGGTGA
- a CDS encoding MDR family MFS transporter yields MTQSATTPAPTGTAVHEPGADFHPDRRFWAVYASLLVVMFLSAMDQTIVGTALPTIVGDLGGAAHMAWILTAYTLAITVAMPVYGKLGDLVGRKNLFLTAIALFLIGSALCGTATTMTQLILYRFIQGLGGGGLMISSQAITGDLIPPRVRGTYMAPMGAMFGIASILGPIIGGWLTDSVSWRWTFWINLPLGILAFIAIALVLRLPSSRLTSPIDWWGLALMNAGAVAIVLMATWGGNQYEWTSPVIIGLGVVGLVCWGLFGLVETRAVDPILPWSILTNRTFIVSTVVGMLAMGGMIGVLSYLPTYLQMVYGYSATASGLLLVPITIGMLLSSILSGVLVSRTDRYKIYPVLGPLVAAGASFWLSRLSTTSPVWEVSASTFVMGVGIGMFFQLLVTVVQNAIEARHLGTATSGNNFFREVGVSLGASLIGAAFSSGLTSNLTERIGELARSADPSVLASLSQFREADTSSLTPALVSQLPAALRDVVAGSYADALLPIFAWMIPLFVATSVIALFLPEVPLSQKTGMEQVAEAEGEAEVKAEVGESTPQEPDPVEESPEREPEAQGSAADAE; encoded by the coding sequence GTGACTCAAAGCGCTACGACGCCGGCACCCACCGGCACCGCCGTCCACGAACCGGGAGCCGACTTCCACCCCGACCGCCGCTTCTGGGCGGTCTACGCCTCGCTCCTGGTCGTCATGTTCCTGTCCGCCATGGACCAGACGATCGTCGGCACCGCCCTGCCCACCATCGTGGGCGACCTCGGCGGCGCCGCCCACATGGCCTGGATCCTGACCGCCTACACCCTGGCCATCACCGTGGCCATGCCGGTCTACGGCAAGCTCGGTGACCTCGTGGGTCGCAAGAACCTCTTCCTGACGGCCATCGCCCTGTTCCTGATCGGCTCGGCCCTGTGCGGCACCGCGACCACGATGACTCAGCTCATCCTCTACCGCTTCATCCAGGGTCTTGGCGGCGGCGGCCTCATGATCTCCTCCCAGGCGATCACCGGAGACCTCATCCCGCCGCGCGTGCGCGGCACCTACATGGCCCCCATGGGCGCCATGTTCGGCATCGCCTCCATCCTGGGCCCCATCATCGGCGGCTGGCTGACCGACTCCGTCTCCTGGCGCTGGACCTTCTGGATCAACCTGCCGCTGGGCATTCTCGCCTTCATCGCCATCGCCCTGGTCCTGCGCCTGCCCAGCAGCCGCCTGACCAGCCCCATCGACTGGTGGGGGCTCGCGCTCATGAACGCCGGGGCCGTCGCCATCGTCCTGATGGCCACCTGGGGAGGCAATCAGTACGAGTGGACCAGCCCCGTCATCATCGGCCTGGGCGTCGTCGGCCTCGTCTGCTGGGGGCTGTTCGGCCTGGTCGAGACGCGTGCCGTCGACCCGATCCTGCCCTGGTCGATCCTGACCAACCGCACCTTCATCGTCTCCACCGTGGTGGGCATGCTCGCCATGGGCGGGATGATCGGCGTCCTGAGCTACCTGCCCACCTACCTGCAGATGGTCTACGGGTACTCGGCCACCGCCTCCGGCCTGCTCCTGGTGCCCATCACGATCGGGATGCTCCTCTCCTCGATCCTCTCCGGCGTCCTCGTCTCGCGCACCGACCGCTACAAGATCTACCCGGTCCTAGGGCCGCTGGTCGCCGCCGGCGCCTCCTTCTGGCTCTCGCGCCTGTCGACGACGTCGCCCGTCTGGGAGGTCTCGGCCTCCACCTTCGTCATGGGCGTGGGCATCGGCATGTTCTTCCAGCTCCTGGTCACCGTGGTGCAGAACGCCATCGAGGCCCGGCACCTGGGAACGGCCACCAGCGGCAACAACTTCTTCCGCGAGGTCGGGGTGTCTCTGGGGGCCTCGCTCATCGGTGCTGCCTTCTCCTCCGGCCTCACCTCCAACCTCACCGAGCGGATCGGGGAGCTGGCCCGCAGCGCCGACCCCAGTGTGCTCGCCTCGCTCAGCCAGTTCCGTGAGGCGGACACCTCCTCGCTCACCCCGGCCCTGGTGAGCCAGCTGCCCGCTGCCCTGCGCGACGTCGTCGCTGGCTCCTACGCCGATGCCCTTCTGCCGATCTTCGCCTGGATGATCCCCCTGTTCGTGGCCACCTCCGTCATCGCCCTGTTCCTGCCGGAGGTTCCCCTGTCCCAGAAGACGGGGATGGAGCAGGTCGCCGAGGCCGAGGGTGAGGCCGAGGTCAAGGCTGAGGTCGGTGAGTCGACGCCGCAGGAGCCCGACCCGGTGGAGGAGTCACCGGAGCGGGAGCCGGAGGCGCAGGGCTCGGCGGCCGACGCAGAATGA
- a CDS encoding sulfite exporter TauE/SafE family protein: MSVLTALAVGVLVGVVVGALGAGGGILSVPALVYLLGQDPHDASAGSLVVVGLTAIVSLIAPARAGRVHWRDGLTFGLMSVLGALVGSQASVAVNGTVLLTLFSAMLAVVGVIMLVRGLRSRRGADGGGDGCDGCDGGGGAARRGLLVIAGAATFTGFLTGFFGVGGGFIVVPMLVLALGFPMKEASGTSLLVMIIASAAGLVARVGTHSNVDWPVVLVFAAASMAGGLLGGPLTKRASAATLTTVFGVLLLGVCAVTAYDLLTA; encoded by the coding sequence GTGTCTGTGCTCACCGCCCTGGCTGTCGGGGTGCTGGTTGGCGTCGTCGTCGGCGCCCTGGGGGCGGGTGGCGGCATCCTGTCGGTGCCCGCCCTGGTCTACCTGCTGGGACAGGATCCGCACGACGCCTCCGCCGGCTCCCTCGTGGTGGTGGGGCTGACCGCGATCGTCTCCCTCATCGCCCCGGCCCGGGCCGGTCGGGTGCACTGGCGCGATGGGCTGACCTTTGGGCTCATGAGCGTGCTCGGCGCCCTCGTGGGATCCCAGGCCTCCGTGGCCGTGAACGGCACCGTCCTGCTGACCCTGTTCAGCGCGATGCTGGCCGTCGTGGGCGTGATCATGCTCGTGCGCGGGCTGCGCTCGCGCAGGGGCGCTGACGGCGGCGGTGACGGCTGCGACGGCTGCGACGGAGGGGGAGGGGCGGCCCGGCGCGGCCTGCTGGTCATCGCGGGCGCGGCGACCTTCACCGGGTTCCTCACCGGCTTCTTCGGGGTCGGTGGCGGGTTCATCGTTGTGCCGATGCTCGTGCTGGCTCTGGGTTTCCCGATGAAGGAGGCTTCTGGGACCTCGTTGCTGGTCATGATTATCGCCTCCGCGGCCGGCCTGGTGGCGCGGGTGGGGACGCACTCGAACGTGGACTGGCCCGTGGTCCTGGTCTTCGCCGCGGCCTCGATGGCGGGCGGGCTCCTCGGTGGTCCGTTGACGAAGCGGGCCTCGGCGGCGACGCTGACGACCGTCTTCGGCGTCCTGCTCCTGGGCGTGTGTGCCGTGACCGCCTACGACCTCCTGACCGCCTGA
- a CDS encoding dihydrolipoyl dehydrogenase family protein: MSNESASEQTSTYDVVVIGGGPAGENVAQYATEGTDLTAVLVEGELLGGECSYYACMPSKALLLPIEVAAASAHLGGLRPAELSAPDLLARRDEWVSRYDDSGQVCWAESAGIDVVRGWARLAGPRRVAVQTPEGERVLQARRAVVLATGAQPVVPAPLQGLEAWGSRDATGVQEIPRRLIIIGGGVVACEAATWMSALGSDVTMLVRGPRLLSGAEVFASQIVEEALAARGVTVITDAQVAGAERVQARDTGLGRIHGGTVTVTCAGRSIEADEILIATGRRPLLDGIGLETVGLAPDDVLAGRLPDWLYAVGDASGEAQLTHMGKYRARVVGERIAALAACREPEPVVEDVPVPQVVFTDPQVAASGLTEQRARDAGYDVVTAQVGYTSAAGAALLRDDAHGEAKLVVDRQTGAILGATFVGPGAGELIHAATIAITAGVPVRRLRHAVPAYPTASEIWLRLIESLPSEVLHRPGKG, from the coding sequence ATGAGCAACGAGTCGGCATCCGAGCAGACCAGCACCTACGACGTCGTCGTCATAGGTGGCGGGCCGGCGGGGGAGAACGTCGCCCAGTACGCCACCGAGGGCACCGACCTGACCGCAGTCCTCGTCGAGGGGGAGCTTCTGGGCGGTGAGTGCTCCTACTACGCCTGCATGCCCAGCAAGGCCCTCCTCCTGCCCATCGAGGTCGCGGCGGCCTCCGCGCACCTCGGCGGGCTGCGCCCCGCCGAGCTGTCCGCACCGGATCTGCTCGCGCGCCGAGACGAGTGGGTCTCCCGGTACGACGACTCCGGACAGGTGTGCTGGGCCGAGAGCGCAGGCATCGACGTCGTCCGTGGATGGGCGCGCCTGGCGGGTCCTCGGCGGGTCGCCGTCCAGACCCCCGAGGGTGAGCGCGTGCTTCAGGCCCGGCGCGCCGTCGTGCTGGCCACCGGAGCGCAGCCCGTCGTGCCCGCGCCTCTCCAGGGCCTCGAGGCCTGGGGGTCGCGCGACGCCACCGGCGTGCAGGAGATCCCGCGGCGGCTCATCATCATCGGCGGCGGGGTCGTCGCCTGTGAGGCCGCCACCTGGATGTCCGCCCTGGGTAGCGACGTCACCATGCTGGTGCGCGGCCCCCGTCTCCTGTCGGGCGCCGAGGTCTTCGCCTCGCAGATCGTCGAGGAGGCGCTGGCGGCCCGCGGCGTCACCGTCATCACCGACGCCCAGGTGGCCGGCGCCGAACGGGTGCAGGCGCGCGACACCGGGCTCGGCCGCATCCACGGCGGCACCGTGACGGTCACCTGCGCCGGCCGAAGCATCGAGGCCGACGAGATCCTCATCGCCACCGGCCGCCGCCCCCTCCTGGACGGCATCGGCCTGGAGACCGTCGGCCTTGCGCCCGACGACGTCCTGGCCGGTCGCCTGCCCGACTGGCTCTACGCCGTCGGCGACGCCAGTGGGGAAGCGCAGCTGACCCACATGGGCAAGTACCGGGCGCGCGTCGTGGGGGAGCGCATCGCCGCCCTCGCGGCCTGCCGTGAGCCTGAGCCGGTGGTCGAGGACGTTCCCGTCCCCCAGGTCGTCTTCACCGACCCCCAGGTCGCCGCCAGTGGCCTGACCGAGCAGCGGGCTCGCGACGCCGGGTACGACGTCGTCACCGCCCAAGTCGGTTACACCTCGGCCGCCGGTGCGGCGCTCCTACGCGACGACGCCCACGGTGAGGCCAAGCTGGTCGTCGACCGCCAGACCGGTGCCATCCTGGGGGCAACCTTCGTCGGCCCCGGTGCGGGCGAGCTCATCCACGCCGCCACCATCGCCATCACCGCCGGCGTTCCAGTCCGCCGGCTGCGCCACGCCGTACCCGCCTACCCCACGGCCAGCGAGATCTGGCTGCGACTCATCGAGTCCCTTCCCAGCGAGGTCCTTCACCGTCCCGGTAAGGGGTGA
- a CDS encoding helix-turn-helix domain-containing protein — MPMTITEFLDTHPVSRDQIEAHKERMRTEIRAYRLRELREQAGLTQAQLADRIGVGQRQVSKIERGDLDDSKIGTIRRYLEAVGGDLAIEYVTGDQRVQVA, encoded by the coding sequence ATGCCCATGACAATTACAGAGTTCTTAGACACCCACCCGGTGAGCCGAGACCAGATCGAGGCCCACAAAGAGCGCATGCGCACCGAGATCCGCGCATACCGCTTACGCGAGCTGCGCGAGCAGGCCGGACTCACTCAAGCACAGTTAGCGGATCGCATCGGAGTCGGTCAGCGGCAGGTCTCAAAGATCGAACGCGGCGACCTTGACGACTCGAAGATCGGCACTATCCGCAGATACCTGGAGGCGGTTGGTGGGGACCTGGCGATTGAGTATGTGACAGGCGATCAGCGAGTTCAAGTGGCTTAG
- a CDS encoding TetR/AcrR family transcriptional regulator — protein sequence MTGTDLRASHVQRTRAAIRAAALTLVRERGYAAMTVDDVASLAGVSRRTVFNHFSSKADLLVVGPEAPAPEAVEAFVNGTGTLLEDLGALLASGTEVIDSERGWLLAFPEIVRDNPEVEHAIHERLRATADSLADAACRRLGTSPGDPRIRAVVALAMAIQRSAMDLWSGRTHPWDEDGREPAESPGTPAVPGGCPEARLTDAVHAMTRAIADVVAQASPSGPASVVAGAAGVPPPSDSPG from the coding sequence GTGACCGGAACCGACCTACGCGCCTCCCATGTGCAGCGCACCCGCGCCGCCATCCGCGCTGCCGCTCTCACCCTGGTCCGGGAGCGCGGCTACGCCGCCATGACGGTCGACGACGTCGCCTCCCTCGCCGGTGTCTCCCGGCGCACCGTCTTCAACCACTTCTCCTCCAAGGCCGACCTCCTCGTCGTCGGCCCAGAGGCGCCCGCACCTGAGGCCGTCGAGGCCTTCGTCAACGGCACCGGAACCCTCCTGGAGGACCTGGGTGCCCTGCTCGCCTCCGGCACCGAGGTCATCGACTCCGAGCGCGGCTGGCTCCTGGCCTTCCCGGAGATCGTGCGGGACAACCCCGAGGTCGAGCACGCCATCCACGAGCGCCTGCGTGCCACCGCCGACTCCTTGGCCGACGCCGCCTGCCGCCGCCTGGGAACCAGTCCCGGTGACCCGCGCATCCGCGCCGTCGTCGCCCTGGCCATGGCCATCCAGCGCAGTGCCATGGACCTGTGGTCCGGGCGCACGCACCCCTGGGATGAGGACGGCCGGGAGCCCGCCGAGTCTCCCGGGACTCCCGCCGTACCGGGCGGTTGTCCCGAGGCCCGGCTGACCGACGCCGTCCACGCCATGACCCGCGCCATCGCCGACGTCGTCGCGCAGGCCTCGCCCAGCGGCCCGGCCTCCGTCGTTGCTGGCGCGGCCGGCGTGCCGCCGCCATCGGACTCGCCGGGCTAG
- a CDS encoding VOC family protein: MRITGIDHVVLTVRSIEASIDFYSRALGMEVVTFGHGRTALRLGDQKINLHAADDPISPHAARPAPGSADLCLVVDGAIDEILAHLASEAVPVELGPVDRTGARGPIRSIYVRDPDQNLIELAVYETR; the protein is encoded by the coding sequence GTGCGTATCACCGGTATCGACCACGTCGTTCTGACCGTCCGCTCCATCGAGGCGAGCATCGACTTCTACTCGCGGGCCCTGGGCATGGAGGTGGTGACCTTCGGCCACGGGCGCACGGCACTGCGGCTCGGGGACCAGAAGATCAACCTCCACGCCGCGGACGACCCGATCTCCCCGCACGCCGCGCGGCCCGCCCCCGGAAGCGCGGACCTGTGCCTCGTCGTCGACGGCGCCATCGACGAGATCCTCGCGCATCTCGCCTCCGAGGCGGTTCCTGTCGAGCTCGGTCCCGTCGACCGGACAGGCGCTCGCGGCCCCATCCGCAGCATCTACGTGCGCGACCCCGACCAGAACCTCATTGAGCTCGCCGTCTACGAGACCCGTTGA
- a CDS encoding anaerobic sulfatase maturase — MSTVALPMPTVRPAHPDEAASSGPGLAPTPYLDATALPEADPAAGPLSRRRLPLSVVAKPTGAACNLDCQYCFFLSKELLYNIPRQLMSEETLERYVAEYLAASADGEVTMLWQGGEPTLRGLPFFRRLIELCETYRRPSQKVVHALQTNGTLIDEEWAAFLADNDVLVGLSMDGPPAMHDAYRLNRGGRGTHSIVLRGWKHLVAAGVRRNILCTVHAANQDHGAEVYRYFRDELGATHLQFIPIVERVEPEQLAAAEAGWRTDTGARLLYRQAGSSVTSRSVDPQAYGRFLSEIFDEWVAADVGRVFVQDFDSALSAMFGIHPTCVHAPECGNNMAMEFNGDVYACDHWVEPEWRLGNVTDEPFADLAGTPTMQRFATKKSAQLTDQCRRCPVVQLCWGGCPKDRFTRSVDGQEGHNYLCAGYGAFYSHITPDLLAMVRLLGAGRAPAEIMDPGTRRSLRPEEE, encoded by the coding sequence ATGAGCACCGTGGCCCTCCCGATGCCCACGGTCCGCCCGGCCCACCCGGACGAGGCCGCCTCGTCGGGGCCGGGACTCGCCCCGACCCCGTACCTGGATGCGACGGCCCTGCCCGAGGCGGACCCCGCAGCGGGGCCGCTGAGCCGACGCCGCCTGCCCCTGTCCGTCGTCGCCAAGCCGACCGGAGCCGCCTGCAACCTGGACTGCCAGTACTGCTTCTTCCTGTCCAAGGAGCTGCTCTACAACATCCCCCGCCAGCTCATGAGCGAGGAGACCCTGGAGCGCTACGTCGCCGAGTACCTGGCCGCCAGCGCCGACGGCGAGGTCACCATGCTCTGGCAGGGCGGCGAGCCGACCCTGCGCGGACTGCCGTTCTTCCGCCGGCTCATCGAGCTGTGCGAGACCTACCGGCGCCCCAGCCAGAAGGTGGTCCACGCCCTGCAGACCAACGGCACCCTCATCGATGAGGAGTGGGCGGCCTTCCTGGCGGACAACGACGTCCTCGTGGGCCTGTCCATGGACGGGCCGCCGGCCATGCACGACGCCTACCGGCTCAACCGCGGCGGGCGCGGCACCCACTCCATAGTGCTGCGCGGCTGGAAGCACCTCGTGGCCGCCGGCGTGCGCCGCAACATCCTGTGCACCGTCCACGCCGCCAACCAGGACCACGGCGCCGAGGTCTACCGCTACTTCCGTGACGAGCTGGGCGCCACCCACCTGCAGTTCATCCCGATCGTCGAGCGGGTCGAGCCCGAGCAGCTGGCCGCCGCCGAGGCCGGCTGGCGCACCGACACCGGTGCCCGCCTCCTCTACCGCCAGGCCGGCAGCTCGGTGACCTCCCGCAGCGTCGACCCCCAGGCCTACGGCCGCTTCCTCTCGGAGATCTTCGACGAGTGGGTGGCCGCCGACGTCGGCCGCGTGTTCGTCCAGGACTTCGACTCGGCGCTGTCGGCGATGTTCGGCATCCACCCCACCTGCGTCCACGCCCCCGAGTGCGGCAACAACATGGCCATGGAGTTCAACGGGGACGTCTACGCCTGCGACCACTGGGTCGAGCCCGAGTGGAGGCTCGGCAACGTCACCGACGAGCCCTTCGCCGACCTGGCCGGCACCCCCACGATGCAGCGCTTCGCCACCAAGAAGAGCGCCCAGCTGACCGACCAGTGCCGACGCTGCCCCGTGGTGCAGCTGTGCTGGGGAGGGTGCCCCAAGGACCGCTTCACCCGCTCGGTCGACGGCCAGGAGGGCCACAACTACCTGTGCGCCGGGTACGGCGCCTTCTACTCCCACATCACGCCCGACCTGCTCGCCATGGTCCGGCTCCTGGGGGCGGGGCGCGCGCCGGCCGAGATCATGGACCCGGGCACCAGGCGCTCCCTGCGGCCCGAGGAGGAGTAG
- a CDS encoding LLM class flavin-dependent oxidoreductase — protein sequence MKAFGFLSFGHYGHGRGPGDPDAGQALKDAVEIAVGADEIGVNGAYWRVHHYARQAAAPIPLLSAAGARTKRIEVGTGVIDMRYENPLYLAEEVAALDLLTDQRIAIGISRGSPEQARRGWETFGYVGSADPRGADVARAHTTQFLDAVRGVPQADLDTSGGMAPGASSRLRIEPHAPGVDRRIWWGAGSRETAEWTARQGLNLMSSTLLTEATGEGFSHLQAEQIRRYRETWKEAGHDWAPRVSVSRSIFPIVSDVDRKFFALRGEDSHDQIGIIDGLQSTFGRTYAAEPDVLIEQLAQDEALHAADTVMLTIPSQLGVDFNLHILQAFAEHVAPALGWQPNTSGPVTGYSLED from the coding sequence ATGAAAGCATTCGGGTTCCTCAGCTTCGGACACTATGGACACGGTCGCGGCCCAGGCGACCCCGACGCCGGCCAGGCGCTCAAGGACGCCGTCGAGATCGCGGTCGGCGCCGACGAGATCGGCGTCAACGGCGCCTACTGGCGCGTCCACCACTACGCCCGCCAGGCCGCCGCCCCCATCCCGCTGCTCTCCGCGGCCGGCGCCCGCACCAAGCGCATCGAGGTCGGTACCGGCGTCATCGACATGCGCTACGAGAACCCGCTCTACCTGGCCGAGGAGGTCGCCGCCCTCGACCTGCTCACCGATCAGCGCATCGCCATCGGCATCTCCCGCGGCTCCCCGGAGCAGGCCCGACGCGGCTGGGAGACCTTCGGCTACGTCGGCAGCGCCGACCCGCGCGGAGCCGACGTAGCCCGCGCCCACACCACCCAGTTCCTCGACGCCGTCCGGGGCGTCCCGCAGGCCGACCTCGACACCTCCGGCGGCATGGCCCCCGGCGCGAGCTCCCGCCTGCGCATCGAGCCGCACGCCCCCGGCGTGGACCGTCGTATCTGGTGGGGCGCCGGCTCGCGTGAGACCGCCGAGTGGACGGCTCGCCAGGGCCTGAACCTCATGAGCTCGACCCTCCTGACCGAGGCCACCGGCGAGGGCTTCTCCCACCTCCAGGCCGAGCAGATCCGCCGCTACCGCGAGACCTGGAAGGAGGCCGGCCACGACTGGGCCCCGCGCGTGAGCGTCTCGCGCTCCATCTTCCCGATCGTCTCCGACGTCGACCGCAAGTTCTTCGCCCTGCGCGGCGAGGACTCCCACGACCAGATCGGCATCATCGACGGCCTGCAGTCGACCTTCGGACGCACCTACGCCGCCGAGCCCGACGTCCTCATCGAGCAGCTGGCCCAGGACGAGGCGCTCCACGCCGCCGACACCGTCATGCTCACCATCCCCAGCCAGCTCGGCGTGGACTTCAACCTCCACATCCTCCAGGCCTTCGCCGAGCACGTCGCCCCGGCGCTGGGCTGGCAGCCCAACACCTCCGGCCCGGTGACGGGCTACTCCCTGGAGGACTAG